One genomic region from Spirulina subsalsa PCC 9445 encodes:
- a CDS encoding NAD(P)/FAD-dependent oxidoreductase: MSRRLGNLTNQGQILVIGGGAAGFFGAITAADCGARVTILEAGRAPLGKVRISGGGRCNVTHHCFEVALFSQNYPRGGKALRGALTRFGARDTVAWFESRGVRLKAEGDGRMFPVTDDSGTIVDCLLGTAREVGVILRTGCPVQGVKPLESGGFEVGLKSGEGLRCDRLLIATGSHPTGYRWAQTLGHQVIPPVPSLFTFNLKDPRLQGLAGLSVESVTVTLQTPGKTKFSQTGPILITHWGLSGPAILKLSAWGARVLQEHQYKLPLRINWLPEFNPETLRQHLLATKQATPKRKISNYCPVDLPKRLWQRFLTTVGIEEERIWTELTKAALNALVQELTGGEYHILGKGVFKEEFVTCGGIKLSEINFKTMESRCCPGLHFAGEILDIDGITGGFNFQNAWTTGWLAGQGLGNSQS, encoded by the coding sequence ATGTCACGGAGGTTGGGCAATTTGACAAATCAAGGCCAGATTTTAGTAATTGGTGGCGGTGCAGCAGGTTTTTTTGGGGCGATTACGGCGGCCGACTGTGGGGCGAGGGTGACGATTTTGGAGGCGGGACGAGCGCCTTTAGGGAAGGTGCGGATTTCCGGTGGGGGGCGCTGTAATGTGACCCATCATTGTTTTGAGGTGGCTTTGTTTAGTCAGAATTACCCTCGCGGGGGGAAGGCGCTGCGAGGGGCTTTAACGCGCTTCGGGGCGAGGGATACGGTGGCTTGGTTTGAGTCGCGGGGGGTGCGGTTGAAGGCGGAGGGGGATGGGCGTATGTTCCCGGTGACGGATGATTCTGGGACAATTGTAGATTGTTTGCTGGGGACGGCGCGGGAGGTGGGGGTTATCTTGCGGACGGGCTGCCCGGTGCAGGGGGTAAAACCCTTGGAGTCGGGGGGGTTTGAGGTGGGGTTGAAGTCGGGGGAGGGGTTACGGTGCGATCGCCTTCTCATCGCCACAGGAAGTCATCCCACAGGCTACCGTTGGGCGCAAACCCTTGGTCATCAAGTGATTCCCCCGGTTCCCTCTCTCTTTACCTTCAATCTAAAAGACCCGCGTTTACAAGGTTTAGCGGGATTAAGTGTCGAGTCTGTCACCGTTACGTTACAAACCCCCGGTAAGACTAAATTCAGTCAAACCGGACCCATTTTAATCACCCACTGGGGACTGAGTGGCCCCGCTATTTTGAAACTCTCGGCTTGGGGGGCGCGAGTTTTACAGGAACATCAGTATAAACTCCCGTTACGGATCAATTGGCTGCCTGAATTTAACCCGGAAACCCTCCGTCAACATCTTTTAGCCACGAAACAAGCCACCCCTAAGCGCAAAATCAGCAATTATTGTCCGGTTGACCTGCCAAAGCGTTTATGGCAGCGTTTTTTAACAACGGTGGGCATCGAAGAGGAACGGATTTGGACAGAGTTAACCAAGGCCGCCCTGAATGCCTTAGTGCAGGAATTAACCGGGGGAGAATATCACATTCTGGGGAAAGGGGTTTTTAAGGAAGAATTTGTTACCTGTGGCGGGATTAAATTAAGCGAAATTAATTTTAAAACCATGGAGAGTCGTTGTTGTCCGGGGCTTCATTTTGCTGGAGAGATTCTAGATATTGATGGCATCACCGGAGGGTTTAATTTCCAAAATGCTTGGACTACAGGTTGGTTAGCCGGACAAGGACTAGGGAATAGCCAATCTTGA
- the larB gene encoding nickel pincer cofactor biosynthesis protein LarB, which produces MTDPNILQILEAVSAGYLSPTLAQEKLRQLSYESVDHFAKIDTQRQARTGFPEVIWGQDKTPEQIIQIMEKMRPHQAVILATRVSPTVAATIQAHIPDVIYHERARICALGHPEPNPDLLGQITILTAGTADLPVAEEAAITAELFGFRVERLWDVGVSGIQRLLSNRHLIDNADVLIVVAGMEGALPSVVGGLANCPVIGVPTSVGYGANFAGVAALLSMLNSCAAGVGVVNIDNGFGAAILAGQILRTATKISRTG; this is translated from the coding sequence ATGACCGATCCAAACATCCTCCAAATCCTAGAAGCTGTTTCCGCCGGGTATTTAAGCCCCACCCTGGCCCAAGAGAAACTCCGGCAACTCAGCTATGAATCCGTCGATCATTTCGCCAAAATCGACACCCAACGGCAAGCGCGCACAGGATTTCCCGAAGTGATTTGGGGACAAGATAAAACCCCCGAACAAATCATCCAGATTATGGAGAAAATGCGCCCCCATCAAGCCGTCATCCTCGCGACTCGCGTTTCTCCCACCGTCGCCGCCACCATTCAGGCTCATATCCCCGACGTGATCTATCACGAAAGGGCGAGAATTTGCGCTCTAGGGCATCCTGAACCCAATCCAGACCTTTTAGGTCAAATCACCATCTTAACGGCAGGAACAGCCGATTTACCCGTTGCAGAAGAGGCGGCCATCACGGCGGAATTATTCGGTTTTCGCGTTGAGCGACTCTGGGATGTGGGAGTGTCGGGGATTCAGCGCCTCTTGAGTAATCGTCACCTGATTGATAATGCAGATGTATTAATTGTGGTGGCAGGGATGGAGGGGGCGCTGCCGAGTGTGGTGGGGGGATTAGCCAATTGTCCGGTGATTGGCGTTCCCACCAGTGTGGGGTATGGGGCAAATTTTGCCGGGGTAGCGGCCTTGCTGTCTATGTTGAATTCCTGCGCGGCCGGAGTTGGAGTGGTGAACATTGATAATGGTTTTGGGGCGGCCATTTTAGCTGGGCAAATTTTGCGCACGGCGACGAAAATCAGTAGGACTGGCTGA